TTGCTCGCGTTGGTGATCGACTTGTTCGAGCGCATATTTCGCACATAATTCACGGAATTCCGCGACCGTCATCGATTTACGATCAACGCCGGCTTTTTGAAGTGCTGTTTCGATTGGTAATCCATGTGTGTCCCAACCTGGTACGTACGGAGACTGGAATCCATTCATCGATTTATAACGAACGATGATGTCTTTTAGGACTTTGTTTAATCCGTGACCCATATGGATATCACCATTCGCATACGGAGGACCGTCGTGGAGGATGAACGTTGGTTTCCCAGCGTTCTTTTCCTGTACGGCAGCATAGAGGTTCATTTCTTCCCAACGTGCTTGCATATCTGGTTCACGTTTAGGTAAATTGCCTCGCATTAAAAACTCAGTTTTCATCATCAATAAGGTTTCTTTGTAATCCATCTGACCATCTCTCACCTTTCGCTTTAAAAGTACAAAAAAAGCCAAGCTCATCCCTGAGATAGGGACGAGCTTGGCTGAACTCGCGGTACCACCCTACTAATCCTGTTCATCAGTTCGATGACACAGGACCGCTTAAGTACTCGATAACGGGAGTGAACCGGCATGGCTTACTGTTCAGCGAACGTTCAGTCATGCACTCTAAGGGGATACCCCATCTTTTTCGTTGCTCGGGCTCCCACCGTTCCCCGATTCGCTGTCAACCGTCCAAGATGCGACGTGTCCTTATCATTGATTTTATTTATACGACATCGTCGTCATTATACGCAACTGCCGGAACATCGTCAAGCGCTCCACGAGAAGAGAAATCAAACGCATCCCAGTCGTGGCTCGTCAACAATTCCATCTGTGCATCGATCAACACTTTAAACCGGTTGCGGTAAAGCTCGATTTTCTTGCGCATCTGCTCCACTTCGAAGTCTGTCCGTTGTGCCCGGCGTTGCGCCGCATCTTGCAACTGCTCTGCTTCACGTTCTGCTTGCTTTAGGATCAAGCTCGCTTCTTTTGAAGCATTGGCTTTGACTTCTTCAGCCGCTTCCTGTGCGACAATGATCGATTTGTTCAATGTTTCTTCCATCGAACTGAAGTAGTCGACGCGTGCTTGCATATTTTGGATGACTTCCTGTTGTTGACGATTCTCACGTAACAACAATTCAAAGTCCTTGATGACTTGATCTAGGAATTCGTTCACTTCATCTTCGTCATAGCCGCGAAACTTTCGTGTGAACTCCTTATTATGAATATCGAGTGGCGTTAATGGCATGATGAATTCCTCCTCCGCATTT
This region of Exiguobacterium acetylicum DSM 20416 genomic DNA includes:
- a CDS encoding DivIVA domain-containing protein, with product MPLTPLDIHNKEFTRKFRGYDEDEVNEFLDQVIKDFELLLRENRQQQEVIQNMQARVDYFSSMEETLNKSIIVAQEAAEEVKANASKEASLILKQAEREAEQLQDAAQRRAQRTDFEVEQMRKKIELYRNRFKVLIDAQMELLTSHDWDAFDFSSRGALDDVPAVAYNDDDVV